One Rhinolophus sinicus isolate RSC01 linkage group LG06, ASM3656204v1, whole genome shotgun sequence DNA window includes the following coding sequences:
- the TMX2 gene encoding thioredoxin-related transmembrane protein 2 isoform X2, producing MAVLAPLIALVYSVPRLSRWLARPYYLLSALLSAAFLLVRKLPPLCHTLPTQREDGNPCDFDWREVEILMFLSAIVMMKNRRSITVEQHIGNIFMFSKVANAILFFRLDIRMGLLYITLCIVFLMTCKPPLYMGPEYIKYFNDKTIDEELERDKRVTWIVEFFANWSNDCQSFAPIYADLSLKYNCTGLNFGKVDVGRYTDVQSEHITSHQAASYPDPVPRWQGGHAAATD from the exons ATGGCGGTCCTGGCACCTTTAATTGCTCTGGTGTATTCTGTGCCGCGCCTTTCACGATGGCTGGCCCGACCTTACTACCTTCTGTCTGCCCTGCTCTCTGCTGCCTTCCTACTCGTGAGGAAGCTGCCCCCGCTCTGCCACACTCTCCCCACGCAACGCGAAGATGGCAACCCGTGTGACTTTGACTGG AGAGAAGTGGAGATCCTGATGTTTCTCAGCGCCATCGTGATGATGAAGAACCGCAGATCCA TCACCGTGGAGCAGCATATAGGCAACATCTTCATGTTCAGTAAGGTGGCCAATGCAATTCTTTTCTTCCGCCTGGATATTCGCATGGGCCTGCTGTACATCACACTCTGCATAG tgTTTCTGATGACGTGCAAACCTCCTCTGTACATGGGCCCTGAGTACATCAAGTACTTCAATGATAAAACCATCGAT GAAGAGCTGGAGCGGGACAAGAGGGTCACTTGGATTGTGGAGTTCTTTGCCAATTGGTCTAATGACTGCCAATCATTTGCTCCAATCTATGCGGACCTCTCCCTCAA GTACAACTGTACAGGGCTAAATTTTGGGAAGGTGGATGTTGGACGCTACACTGAT GTACAAAGTGAGCACATCACCTCTCACCAAGCAGCTTCCTACCCTGATCCTGTTCCAAGGTGGCAAGGAGGTCATGCGGCGGCCACAGATTGA
- the BTBD18 gene encoding BTB/POZ domain-containing protein 18: MFSPASSKILYRNPRFLRLAFLQLHHQQQSGVFCDVLLQAEGEAVPAHCCILSACSPFFTERLERERPAQGRKVVLELGGLKIRTLRKLVDFLYTSEMEVSREEAQDVLSAARQLRVSELESLQLEGGKLVKAPQGRRLNRECLQPPSAAPISARVVASSRHPRTPLPVTQTPCPLGAVRLKSPGEEGSQDRCNRQNAENLSDTLVLKRKARACPPPQEKSSSPSSHSQGPKENKSDPVLGPTGLSPTNLYPSVDERLLPRKIRLSRSKPSPDVCTSKPSCILSVPSSVPTAPGRRLWRQKSINKEAPEDKQKAGRVNLQSTPTPSGLGKTGGSKKRSPEVRASNSDSAEEGQVGRVKLRKTVNGTCWEVVQEPPLKNSQDSPQIPEPGDSEKPPGIQPSSVNQQEMSSATTDLCQDSPVCSTLQDILSASSSPGPPVVKSEFGSSPELVGKEPGFDIDYREPYAFDTDLLGQPCEAEEYRITSAAATSELEEILDFMLCGSDIEPHTASLESAGAEGCRTPSYHLTETGKNWIEGEEWYIPDMELWPGELTGLEKGPVGENKEPVEPLGPLVMPSEMSEGEVLSVEGSWTRDLEISSSEPLDDPRDKLLHTDSPDPPQKSYGDLSPPCSHWVETGLEESLTMDEVLYPAPEAGKEVLSNSELLDPLPASPEEEEIDVVDWTSEGELMPTAIPSVWPDPSSESETEVDILT, encoded by the exons ATGTTTTCTCCTGCTAGTTCAAAAATCCTATATAGGAATCCCCGATTCCTCCGGTTAGCTTTTCTGCAGCTTCATCACCAGCAGCAGAGTGGAGTGTTCTGTGATGTCCTTCTGCAGGCAGAAG GTGAGGCAGTCCCAGCGCATTGCTGCATCCTGTCTGCCTGCAGCCCCTTCTTCACAGAGCGCCTGGAACGGGAGAGGCCAGCTCAGGGTCGTAAGGTGGTGCTGGAGCTGGGGGGCCTGAAGATCAGGACCCTTAGGAAGCTGGTAGATTTCTTGTATACCTCAGAGATGGAAGTATCTCGAGAAGAAGCCCAGGATGTGCTTTCTGCCGCCCGTCAGCTCCGAGTATCTGAGCTAGAATCCCTTCAGCTAGAGGGTGGGAAGTTGGTGAAGGCCCCTCAGGGCAGAAGACTGAACCGGGAGTGCTTACAACCTCCAAGTGCTGCACCCATCTCTGCCAGGGTGGTGGCATCCAGCCGCCACCCTCGAACTCCACTGCCTGTTACCCAGACTCCCTGTCCTCTTGGGGCAGTGAGGTTGAAGTCGCCGGGGGAGGAGGGGTCCCAGGACAGGTGCAACCGACAGAACGCAGAGAACTTGTCTGACACGCTTGTGCTCAAGAGGAAGGCCAGAGCCTGCCCACCTCCACAAGAAAAAAGCTCTTCACCGTCAAGCCACAGTCAGGGACCTAAAGAGAATAAGAGTGACCCTGTCCTTGGTCCTACAGGGCTTTCCCCCACCAACTTGTACCCCTCTGTGGATGAGCGACTATTGCCCAGAAAGATCAGACTGAGTCGTTCAAAGCCATCTCCTGATGTCTGTACATCCAAGCCTTCCTGCATTTTAAGTGTACCCAGCTCAGTGCCCACAGCCCCTGGCCGGCGTCTTTGGCgacaaaaaagtataaataaagaaGCACCAGAGGACAAGCAGAAAGCAGGGAGAGTTAATCTACAGAGCACCCCAACTCCATCTGGTCTTGGAAAGACGGGTGGGAGTAAGAAGCGCAGCCCTGAAGTCAGGGCATCTAACTCGGACTCTGCAGAGGAGGGGCAGGTTGGGAGAGTGAAACTTCGTAAGACTGTCAATGGGACCTGCTGGGAGGTGGTGCAAGAGCCTCCCCTCAAAAACTCTCAAGATAGTCCTCAGATCCCAGAACCTGGAGACTCAGAAAAGCCTCCAGGGATTCAGCCATCCTCAGTTAACCAGCAGGAAATGTCATCTGCTACAACAGACCTGTGTCAGGACTCCCCAGTGTGCTCTACACTACAAGACATTCTTTCTGCTAGCAGCTCCCCAGGCCCCCCAGTGGTGAAGTCTGAGTTTGGGTCCAGTCCAGAGCTGGTAGGGAAGGAACCTGGGTTCGATATTGACTACAGAGAGCCATATGCATTTGACACAGACCTGCTCGGGCAGCCCTGTGAAGCTGAGGAGTACCGAATCACAAGTGCTGCTGCCACCAGTGAGCTGGAGGAGATCCTGGACTTTATGTTGTGTGGCTCAGACATTGAGCCACACACAGCATCTCTGGAGAGTGCCGGAGCTGAGGGATGCAGGACCCCTAGTTACCACCtgacagaaacaggaaagaacTGGATTGAAGGGGAAGAATGGTATATACCAGACATGGAACTCTGGCCCGGGGAGCTCACAGGATTGGAAAAGGGACCTGTCGGTGAGAACAAAGAGCCGGTCGAACCCCTTGGCCCTCTTGTCATGCCCTCTGAGATGAGTGAAGGGGAAGTGCTTTCAGTAGAAGGCTCTTGGACTCGAGACCTAGAAATTAGCAGCTCCGAGCCACTGGATGATCCGAGAGACAAACTTCTACACACTGACTCCCCTGACCCTCCCCAAAAGTCCTATGGAGACCTCTCACCTCCCTGTTCACACTGGGTGGAGACTGGGCTGGAAGAGTCCCTAACTATGGATGAGGTATTGTACCCTGCTCCAGAGGCAGGCAAGGAGGTACTTAGCAACTCTGAGCTGTTGGACCCGCTTCCTGCCAGCCCTGAAGAGGAAGAGATTGATGTGGTAGACTGGACATCAGAGGGAGAGCTGATGCCCACCGCTATCCCCTCCGTATGGCCTGACCCTTCCTCAGAGTCAGAAACAGAAGTAGACATACTAACGTAG
- the TMX2 gene encoding thioredoxin-related transmembrane protein 2 isoform X1 codes for MAVLAPLIALVYSVPRLSRWLARPYYLLSALLSAAFLLVRKLPPLCHTLPTQREDGNPCDFDWREVEILMFLSAIVMMKNRRSITVEQHIGNIFMFSKVANAILFFRLDIRMGLLYITLCIVFLMTCKPPLYMGPEYIKYFNDKTIDEELERDKRVTWIVEFFANWSNDCQSFAPIYADLSLKYNCTGLNFGKVDVGRYTDVSTRYKVSTSPLTKQLPTLILFQGGKEVMRRPQIDKKGRAVSWTFSEENVIREFSLNELYQRAKKLSKAGDNIPEEQPVALTPTAVPDGESKKDK; via the exons ATGGCGGTCCTGGCACCTTTAATTGCTCTGGTGTATTCTGTGCCGCGCCTTTCACGATGGCTGGCCCGACCTTACTACCTTCTGTCTGCCCTGCTCTCTGCTGCCTTCCTACTCGTGAGGAAGCTGCCCCCGCTCTGCCACACTCTCCCCACGCAACGCGAAGATGGCAACCCGTGTGACTTTGACTGG AGAGAAGTGGAGATCCTGATGTTTCTCAGCGCCATCGTGATGATGAAGAACCGCAGATCCA TCACCGTGGAGCAGCATATAGGCAACATCTTCATGTTCAGTAAGGTGGCCAATGCAATTCTTTTCTTCCGCCTGGATATTCGCATGGGCCTGCTGTACATCACACTCTGCATAG tgTTTCTGATGACGTGCAAACCTCCTCTGTACATGGGCCCTGAGTACATCAAGTACTTCAATGATAAAACCATCGAT GAAGAGCTGGAGCGGGACAAGAGGGTCACTTGGATTGTGGAGTTCTTTGCCAATTGGTCTAATGACTGCCAATCATTTGCTCCAATCTATGCGGACCTCTCCCTCAA GTACAACTGTACAGGGCTAAATTTTGGGAAGGTGGATGTTGGACGCTACACTGATGTTAGTACACG GTACAAAGTGAGCACATCACCTCTCACCAAGCAGCTTCCTACCCTGATCCTGTTCCAAGGTGGCAAGGAGGTCATGCGGCGGCCACAGATTGACAAGAAAGGACGAGCTGTCTCTTGGACTTTCTCTGAG GAGAACGTAATCCGAGAATTCAGCTTGAATGAGCTGTACCAACGGGCCAAGAAGCTATCCAAAGCTGGAGATAATATTCCTGAGGAGCAGCCTGTGGCCCTAACCCCCACGGCAGTGCCAGATGGGGAAAGCAAGAAGGACAAATAG
- the MED19 gene encoding mediator of RNA polymerase II transcription subunit 19, protein MENFTALFGAQADPPPPPTALGFGPGKPPPPPPPPPGGGPGTAAPPTAVTAPPGADKSAAGCGPFYLMRELPGSTELTGSTNLITHYNLEHDYNKFCGKKVKEKLSNFLPDLPGMIDLPGSHDNSSLRSLIEKPPILGGSFNPITGTMLAGFRLHTGPLPEQCRLMHIQPPKKKNKHKHKQSRTQDPVPPETPSDSDHKKKKKKKEEDPERKRKKKEKKKKKNRHSPDHPSMGSSQASSSSSLR, encoded by the exons ATGGAGAATTTCACGGCGCTGTTCGGAGCTCAGGCTGACCCACCCCCGCCTCCAACCGCACTCGGCTTCGGACCAGGAaaacctccacctccacctccccctcctccaggcGGGGGACCCGGCACGGCTGCGCCCCCCACCGCGGTCACGGCCCCTCCCGGCGCCGACAAGTCCGCAGCTGGTTGTGGTCCCTTCTACCTAATGAGGGAactgccag GTAGCACCGAGTTGACGGGCAGCACCAACCTGATCACACACTACAACCTGGAACATGACTATAATAAATTTTGTGGCAAGAAAGTGAAGGAGAAGCTGAGTAACTTCCTGCCTGACCTGCCAGGGATGATTGATCTGCCTGGTTCCCATGATAACAGCAGCCTCCGCTCCCTCATCGAGAAGCCCCCTATTCTCGGTGGCTCTTTCAATCCTATCACAGGGACCATGCTGGCTGGTTTCCGCCTCCACACTGGCCCG TTGCCGGAGCAGTGTCGTCTGATGCACATTCAGCCTCCCAAGAAGAAGAACAAGCACAAGCACAAACAGAGCCGTACCCAGGATCCTGTCCCCCCAG AAACACCATCTGATTCGgatcacaagaagaagaaaaagaaaaaagaagaggatcCTGAacggaaaagaaagaagaaagagaagaagaaaaagaag AACCGACACAGTCCAGACCACCCAAGTATGGGCAGCTCTcaggccagcagcagcagcagcctgcGCTAA
- the SELENOH gene encoding selenoprotein H: MASRGRKRKAEAAVVAAADKREKRAGGQKGVEEATVVIEHCTSURVYGRNAAVLRQALRLEAPELPVEVNPAKPRRGSFEVTLLRPDGSSAELWTGIKKGPPRKLKFPDPPEVVEELKKYLS; this comes from the exons ATGGCTTCCCGCGGGAGGAAGCGGAAGGCTGAGGCGGCGGTGGTCGCGGCGGCCGACAAGCGGGAGAAGCGGGCTGGCGGCCAGAAAGGAGTGGAGGAGGCGACCGTGGTTATCGAGCATTG CACGAGCTGACGCGTCTACGGGCGCAACGCCGCGGTCCTGAGGCAGGCGCTGCGCCTGGAGGCCCCCGAGCTTCCAGTGGAGGTGAATCCGGCCAAGCCCCGGAGGGGCAGCTTCGAGGTGACGCTGCTGCGCCCGGACGGCAGCA GTGCGGAGCTTTGGACTGGGATTAAGAAGGGGCCCCCACGCAAACTCAAGTTCCCCGACCCGCCAGAGGTGGTAGAGGAGCTGAAGAAGTACCTTTCGTAG